The Streptomyces cyaneogriseus subsp. noncyanogenus region CGGGCGGCACCGCCTGGGAAGACTGGGCACGTCGCTGCTGCTGCTGGTCCCGCTGCTCGGGGTGACGGCGGCCTCCGGCCGCGGCGATGCCGAGCCCGGGCCGTCGGCCGCCGATGCCGCGCAGACCCGTATCGCCTACGCGGGAACCCGGCACCGCAGCCTCGGGCAGGTGGAGAAGAGCACCTCCAGCAAGCCGCTGTTCGGCAAGGGCCCGGCCCACTACGACGTCCAGCCGTCCGCCCTCGGCGACATGCTGGTCTTCACCAGCCGCCGCGACGAGAGGAAGCCGCAGGTCTATCTGCGGTCCGCCGACGGAACGGTCCGCCGGCTCACCGAGGGCCGGGACGCGGCGCACCCCCGGCTGACACCGGACGGCGAGGCCGTGGTGTTCGACTCGGCCGAGCCGGGCGGCGCCGGCGGCCGCACCCAGCGCGACCTGTGGATGGTGGACATCGACGGCCCCGTCGGCACCGGCCTGACCCGGCTCACCAAGAGCCCCGCGAACGAGGAGAGCCCGACGGTCTCGCCCGACGGGGAGCGGCTGGCCTACTCCGGTGACGCCGACCCGCTGGCCGGGGCGCAGATCTACGTACGGCAGCTGGACGGCGGCACCGCCCCCATTGCCACCCGCATCACCGGTCCCGCGGGCGGCACGGCCACCCAGCCCGTGTGGAACCCGGTCGGCGACTCCGACCACGCGAACCTGATCGCGTACACCGCCACCACCGAGGCGGAGGGACCGCGGCTGCGGGTGACGGACGGGAGCACCGACCGGCCGCTGCTCGCGGGCGAGCAGGCGCAGTGGCGCACCCACGGGGCAGCCTGGCTGCCCGACGGGGACCAGGTGCTCTTCCTGAGCCCCAACCGCACCTGCGAGTGCGAGGGCGACTGGGACCATGTGTTCCGGGTGCCGGCGCACTCGGAACAGACACCCTCGCTGGTGCTCAGCGAGGACCGGGAGGTCCTGTCGCCCACCTGGCTCGGCGCGCTCGACGGCGGCGGCGCGGTGGTGGAGCGCACCTCGGCGTCGGGGCCGCGCGTGGTGACCCTCCAGGACATCCGCAGTGACGGGGCCGACCCCCGGGACCTGGGGAAGACGATCCTCAGGGAGGACCCGGCGGCCGACACCAACACCGACGCCACCAAGGACCCGCTGTTCCGGCCCGCCGACGGTTACGACCCGTGGACCGAGCGGCAGACCTACACCCCCGACGGACGCCGGATCGTGGTGACCCGCTTCGAGGACACGCCCGACGGGCGGATCCAGCGGATCTGGATCGTGGACGCCGACGGCTCCCACGGCGCGGCGCTGCGGCTGGCGGGACGCGGGCCGAAGGACTGGGACACCGACCCGACGTTCTCCCCGGACGGCAGGTACCTGGCCTTCACCCGGACGTCGCCGGGCGGCGTCGGCGGGCCCAGCCGCATCTTCATCGCGGACGCGGCGAGCGGCGAGATCCGCGGCAAGATCACCCCGCCGGACGGGCAGCTCGACGGCGGCGACGCCCAGCCCACCTGGTCCTCCGACGGCACCACCCTGGCCTTCACCCGCAACCATGTGATCAACGGAAAGGGCGGCAACAAGCACATCTGGACCGTGCGCGTGGACGACCTGAGCGCGCAGGACGACCTGAGCGCCGACGTCTGTCCGCGCGCCTGCGAGGTCATCGACGACAGCCCGGCCTTCTCCCCGGACGGGCGCAGCATCGCCTTCAACCGCAAGAGCGGCGGCGGCCGGATCGACGAACGCAACGGCCTCCTCGTGACGACCCCCGAGGGCGAAGACTGCCGGGTCCTGCTGCCCGACGCCGCCCGCGGCCGGGCCGGCGCCTGCCACCGGGAGCTGCCGGACGTCTCGGCCACCGGCCCGCACCAGCCCCGCGACGCCGCCTGGACCGCCGACGGCAACGGCATGGTCCTCAGCTTCCGTACCGGCCGCGCCGTCAACAACCCCGAGAAACTGCACCTGCTGGACATCGCGTCCGGCGACCTCACCCCGCTCACCCTGGATCTGCCGGGCCGGCAGAAGGAACCCGCCGTACAGCAGTCCGTGGACCTCGCGGTCGGCGCGCCCGCCACCGTGCCCCCTGTCACCGTCGGCTCCTCGGCCACCGTCCGCGTCGACGTGGTGAACAACGGCCCCGCCGCCTCGCCCGGTACCCGGCTCACCGTCACTCCGCCCTCCGGCGTGCAGGTCACGGGCATGACCCGGCCCGGCGGCACCTGCGGCACCACCCCCCTCCAGTGCGATGTCGGGGTGGTGCCGCCCGGCGCCACCGTGCATGTGGACGTCGTCGTGACCGGGCTCACCGCCGGTGACGCCCCGCTCGACTGGTCGGTCACCGGGACCGTCCTGGACCCGCGACCGGGCGACAACGCCGGCCGGACCGTGGTCCCGGTGCGCGAGGCCACGCCACCGCCGACCTCCGAACCCCCGACGCCGACGCCACCAGCGACGTCCGCGCCCCCGGTCTCCAGGCCCCCGACCTCGGCGCCCCCCGCCCCCGCGCCACCGTCCCCCACGCCGCCCCCCGCGGCCCCGGACCAGCCCGAGGCGGGCCCCGGCGTGCGGATCACCGCCCAGCCGAACCCCGGCTACGTCGGCGGACGCGTCGTGGTGACGTACACCGTCGGCAACGGACGCAACGCGCTGGCGACCGGGCTGCGGCTGCGCGTCGGCCTGCCCGCGGGCATCCCGGCCGACGCGCTGCCGCCGGGCTGCGACAGCTCCCGGGTGTGCGCGCTGCCGGACCTGGAGCCCGGTCAGAGCACCGTCGTCCGGGTCGTCCTGCGCCCCCGCAAGGCGATGACCGGTCAGGTCACCGCGGACCTCACCACCAGCGGCACCGACGCCGACCGCCGCGACAACACCGCCCGGCAGCGGCTGCGCATCCTCCAGCCGCGCATCGTCGCGGTCCCGGAGATCGGCAAGCCCGGCTTCGTCACCTCCGTGCGCGGCGAGGACTTCCCGCCCGGGGTGCCGGTGCGGTTCGCCTGGAAGCCGGGGATCACCGCGGCGGCGGCGCCCACCCGGCCGAAGGCGGACGGCACCTTCATCGGCCAGTTGCTCATCCTCGCCAAGGACCAGACCGGACCGCGCACCATCACCGCGCGCGGACCCGGGTTCTCACCGGTGAAGACCGACTTCCTGGTGGTCAGCGGCACCGTGCAGCCGCCCGACGAGGTGACCCGCCGGTGATCCACGAGGTCGACGAAGGGCTGCGGCGCCTGCTCGCCGAGTCCGGTCTGGAGGCGTCCGGCGTCGAGGTGGTCTTCGACGCCCCCACCCGGGACTGGTCGGCGCGCCGCAACGCCCCCACGGTCTGCGCCTTCCTGTACGACATCCGGGAGGACACCGCGCGGCGCGGCAGCGGCCATGAGGAGGTCCACGACGCGGACGGCTTCGTCGTGGCGCGGCGCACCCCGCCGCGCTGGTACGAACTGACCTATCTGGTCACGGCCTGGGCCGGGCGCCCGCAGGACGAACACCGGCTGCTCTCCCAGGTGCTCGCCTGTCTCGCGGCCACCGACAGGCTGCCCCCGCGGATGCTCACGGGCTCGCTCGCCGACCTCGGCCTGACGGTGGCGCTGGACACCGCCCAGACCGGAGCCGACGGCCCCGCCGCCGCCGACGTGTGGTCGGCACTCGGCGGCGAGCTGAAGGCGTCGCTGGGCGTCCGGGTGCGGGCGCCGCTCGCCGGGGCGACCGTCCCCGTCGGGCCGCCGGTCACCGAAGGGCTGCTCGTACGGTCCGCCGCCGGCGCGGACGAAAGGCGCACCGCCGTCGCCGACGAGGGCGCGGAAGCCCCGGCGGGGCGCCGGCTGCGCTACCGGGAGAGCCGCGAGGCGGGCACGGAGGGTTTCGCGGGCCCGCGTGACCGGCCGTCCGCGCCCGCCCGGCGCCGCCGCAGAGGGGACCGCCAGCCGTGACCCGGACCGCCGGGCGCGCCGCGCCCCGGACCGCCGGACCCGCCGCGTCCCCCCGGCCCCCCGGCGGCTCCCGCGCCGACGCCCCCGCCCCGGAGGCGGACCACCTGTGGACGCGGCTGCGCGCCGTCGAGGAACGGGTGCGGCGGGCGGTGGCGGCCCGGCGCGCCGCCGACCCCGATCCCGACGACCCCTACCGCGGCCAGTACCTCACCCCCGAGGCGGCGGCCCGCA contains the following coding sequences:
- a CDS encoding DUF11 domain-containing protein, translating into MIGTAAPGGRHRLGRLGTSLLLLVPLLGVTAASGRGDAEPGPSAADAAQTRIAYAGTRHRSLGQVEKSTSSKPLFGKGPAHYDVQPSALGDMLVFTSRRDERKPQVYLRSADGTVRRLTEGRDAAHPRLTPDGEAVVFDSAEPGGAGGRTQRDLWMVDIDGPVGTGLTRLTKSPANEESPTVSPDGERLAYSGDADPLAGAQIYVRQLDGGTAPIATRITGPAGGTATQPVWNPVGDSDHANLIAYTATTEAEGPRLRVTDGSTDRPLLAGEQAQWRTHGAAWLPDGDQVLFLSPNRTCECEGDWDHVFRVPAHSEQTPSLVLSEDREVLSPTWLGALDGGGAVVERTSASGPRVVTLQDIRSDGADPRDLGKTILREDPAADTNTDATKDPLFRPADGYDPWTERQTYTPDGRRIVVTRFEDTPDGRIQRIWIVDADGSHGAALRLAGRGPKDWDTDPTFSPDGRYLAFTRTSPGGVGGPSRIFIADAASGEIRGKITPPDGQLDGGDAQPTWSSDGTTLAFTRNHVINGKGGNKHIWTVRVDDLSAQDDLSADVCPRACEVIDDSPAFSPDGRSIAFNRKSGGGRIDERNGLLVTTPEGEDCRVLLPDAARGRAGACHRELPDVSATGPHQPRDAAWTADGNGMVLSFRTGRAVNNPEKLHLLDIASGDLTPLTLDLPGRQKEPAVQQSVDLAVGAPATVPPVTVGSSATVRVDVVNNGPAASPGTRLTVTPPSGVQVTGMTRPGGTCGTTPLQCDVGVVPPGATVHVDVVVTGLTAGDAPLDWSVTGTVLDPRPGDNAGRTVVPVREATPPPTSEPPTPTPPATSAPPVSRPPTSAPPAPAPPSPTPPPAAPDQPEAGPGVRITAQPNPGYVGGRVVVTYTVGNGRNALATGLRLRVGLPAGIPADALPPGCDSSRVCALPDLEPGQSTVVRVVLRPRKAMTGQVTADLTTSGTDADRRDNTARQRLRILQPRIVAVPEIGKPGFVTSVRGEDFPPGVPVRFAWKPGITAAAAPTRPKADGTFIGQLLILAKDQTGPRTITARGPGFSPVKTDFLVVSGTVQPPDEVTRR
- a CDS encoding DUF4255 domain-containing protein — translated: MIHEVDEGLRRLLAESGLEASGVEVVFDAPTRDWSARRNAPTVCAFLYDIREDTARRGSGHEEVHDADGFVVARRTPPRWYELTYLVTAWAGRPQDEHRLLSQVLACLAATDRLPPRMLTGSLADLGLTVALDTAQTGADGPAAADVWSALGGELKASLGVRVRAPLAGATVPVGPPVTEGLLVRSAAGADERRTAVADEGAEAPAGRRLRYRESREAGTEGFAGPRDRPSAPARRRRRGDRQP